The Brasilonema sennae CENA114 genome includes a region encoding these proteins:
- a CDS encoding CpeR family transcriptional regulator encodes MSVLGEQTEAEVKIGMLPPEAEKKMQCWIRSRHLISSGNFFVFESVDYSAVERFSECIAALGGALLSIEPIGKIWMGDHRQVILYRAKASLHTPHHTLKQYWLKYGGFRTRFDERV; translated from the coding sequence ATGAGCGTATTAGGTGAGCAAACAGAAGCTGAGGTGAAAATAGGAATGTTGCCACCGGAAGCGGAAAAAAAAATGCAATGCTGGATCAGGAGCCGACACTTGATCAGCTCTGGAAATTTTTTTGTTTTTGAATCAGTTGATTACAGTGCAGTCGAACGATTTTCAGAGTGTATTGCGGCGCTGGGAGGGGCGTTATTATCCATTGAACCCATTGGCAAAATCTGGATGGGCGATCATCGTCAGGTGATTCTTTATCGAGCGAAGGCAAGTTTACATACGCCCCACCATACCTTAAAGCAATATTGGTTGAAATACGGTGGTTTTCGCACAAGGTTTGATGAGCGTGTTTAG
- a CDS encoding phycobiliprotein lyase, with protein sequence MDITQFVELSIGRWRSQRSAHHLAFSHFEAVQSVIDIIPLSVDDPAVVDLCKSYNIDLSQIMSPFQMTWEGQSDWDEDAQMKGSSILVPVPDPDVPNRGKLLRDQGYAETIAAAGDYHLTEDGTFVLLTTYDRAAAEEKIWFANPNLRFRVSLIKTSAGTGVLTASFASEIRSSSSK encoded by the coding sequence ATGGATATTACGCAATTTGTTGAACTTTCTATTGGGCGTTGGCGATCGCAACGCAGCGCCCACCATTTAGCATTTAGCCACTTTGAAGCTGTACAATCGGTGATTGATATTATTCCACTCTCTGTTGATGATCCAGCTGTTGTTGATTTGTGTAAGTCATACAATATTGATCTCAGCCAGATTATGTCTCCCTTTCAAATGACTTGGGAAGGACAGTCGGATTGGGATGAAGACGCACAAATGAAAGGCAGTAGTATATTGGTACCAGTTCCCGATCCTGATGTCCCCAATCGAGGCAAATTACTTAGAGATCAGGGATACGCTGAAACAATAGCAGCAGCTGGTGACTATCACCTGACAGAAGACGGGACATTTGTGCTGCTGACGACATATGATCGGGCAGCGGCTGAAGAGAAAATTTGGTTTGCCAATCCAAACTTGCGATTTCGGGTGTCACTGATCAAAACGAGTGCTGGAACTGGAGTGCTGACTGCATCATTTGCTTCAGAAATTCGTTCTTCGAGTAGTAAGTAG
- the xth gene encoding exodeoxyribonuclease III, translating into MKIATWNVNSIRTRLEQVIDWLGQSNVDVLCMQEIKVVDAQFPCAPFEELGYHLYFSGQKAYNGVAIASRQPLLDVSCGFAPTLLNIQADWDEQKRVITGKIDGITIVNLYVPNGSAVGSEKYEYKLGWLAVLQEYLRSLLLSQAAICVCGDFNIALEDKDIHHSAKSENHIMASEPERQALRDILLLGFADAFRKFTSEGGHYSWWDYRAASFRRNLGWRIDHHYLTPALYERAKSCTIDVAPRKLPQPSDHAPVIVEF; encoded by the coding sequence ATGAAAATTGCGACTTGGAATGTCAACTCGATTCGCACTCGTTTAGAGCAAGTTATTGATTGGCTGGGTCAGAGTAACGTAGATGTCCTATGCATGCAAGAAATTAAAGTTGTAGACGCACAATTTCCCTGCGCACCTTTTGAGGAATTGGGCTATCACCTTTATTTTTCCGGGCAAAAAGCTTACAACGGTGTTGCGATCGCCAGCCGTCAACCACTCTTAGATGTCAGCTGTGGTTTTGCGCCGACTTTATTGAACATCCAAGCAGATTGGGATGAGCAAAAACGGGTGATTACCGGTAAGATAGATGGTATAACAATTGTTAATCTTTACGTACCCAATGGTTCAGCAGTGGGAAGCGAGAAATATGAATACAAGCTGGGCTGGTTAGCAGTACTGCAGGAGTATTTGCGATCGCTTCTTTTATCACAAGCTGCTATTTGTGTATGTGGAGACTTTAACATTGCTCTGGAAGATAAAGATATTCATCACAGTGCAAAGAGCGAAAATCACATCATGGCATCAGAACCAGAGCGCCAAGCCTTACGAGATATCCTCTTATTAGGATTTGCTGATGCTTTTCGCAAATTTACCTCGGAAGGGGGACACTACAGCTGGTGGGACTATCGAGCAGCATCTTTTCGCCGTAATTTGGGTTGGCGAATTGACCATCACTATCTTACGCCTGCTTTGTATGAGCGTGCCAAAAGCTGCACTATTGATGTAGCTCCCAGAAAGTTACCTCAACCCAGCGATCATGCACCAGTGATTGTTGAATTTTAG
- a CDS encoding chromophore lyase CpcT/CpeT — MTSIKANDLTTLAQWMAGDFSNYKQSYHNPQQFAHIHIFFRPLPFEFFNTIGFYSEQVYDYDLWSPYRQGVHRFVDQGNQIYIENYSLNDPLLYAGAARELSILRTITPDCIERRYHCSMIFKREGEMFLGSVEPGNKCLLERKGCLTYLISDVELTATTWVSLDKGMDVNTHQQVWGSTFGALEFEKRESFAHELPLDRV; from the coding sequence ATGACTTCTATAAAAGCCAATGATTTAACAACGCTGGCTCAGTGGATGGCAGGTGATTTCAGCAACTATAAGCAATCCTACCATAACCCTCAGCAATTTGCTCATATCCATATCTTTTTTCGTCCCTTACCCTTTGAGTTTTTCAATACGATTGGTTTTTACTCAGAACAGGTTTACGATTACGACTTATGGAGTCCGTATCGTCAGGGAGTGCATCGATTCGTTGATCAGGGAAATCAAATTTATATTGAAAATTACAGTCTTAACGATCCATTGCTGTATGCAGGAGCGGCACGGGAATTAAGCATTCTCAGAACTATTACACCTGATTGTATTGAACGACGGTATCACTGTTCTATGATTTTCAAACGAGAGGGGGAGATGTTTCTAGGTAGTGTGGAGCCAGGAAACAAGTGCCTGCTTGAACGAAAGGGCTGTTTAACGTATCTAATCAGTGATGTGGAGCTGACGGCAACAACCTGGGTTAGTCTTGACAAAGGTATGGATGTCAATACCCATCAACAAGTTTGGGGATCTACGTTTGGGGCGTTGGAGTTTGAAAAGCGTGAAAGTTTTGCACATGAACTTCCCCTGGATCGTGTTTGA
- a CDS encoding glycosyltransferase family 4 protein, translating into MKIAQVAPLWERVPPPTYGGIELVVSRLTDELVRRGHDVTLFASGDSQTLAKLQAVYPRALRLDPNVKEYGVYEMLELSQVYEIAKEFDIIHSHMGITALPLASFVQTPTVHTVHSSFTTDNQNLYIHHNQQAYVSISNAQRQINLNYVNTVYNGIDLEDYPFVAQHQQPPYLAFLGRFAPEKGPQHAIAIAKKAGWPLKMAGKVDVVDSEFFEQEIAPQIDGEQIQYLGEIDHAQKVKLLGNAAITLFPIAWQEPFGLVMTESMATGTPVIALNLGSVPEVIDHGVSGFVCQTYDEMAAMIPAALELNRQTCREHVENKFSVSQMVDGYEAVYKKIIQGRIHSNGRIHDAKIKV; encoded by the coding sequence ATGAAAATTGCTCAAGTAGCCCCCTTGTGGGAACGAGTTCCACCTCCAACATATGGAGGAATAGAGCTAGTCGTGAGTCGCTTGACAGATGAACTAGTACGTCGAGGTCACGATGTTACTTTGTTCGCATCAGGCGATTCGCAAACATTGGCGAAGTTACAAGCAGTTTATCCTCGTGCATTGCGCTTAGACCCGAACGTCAAAGAGTATGGAGTGTACGAAATGCTGGAACTGAGCCAGGTTTACGAGATAGCAAAGGAATTCGATATCATCCATTCTCATATGGGGATTACGGCATTACCCTTGGCGAGTTTTGTACAAACACCCACCGTGCATACAGTGCACAGCAGTTTTACAACGGATAACCAGAACCTATACATCCACCATAACCAGCAAGCATACGTTAGCATTAGTAACGCTCAACGTCAAATAAACCTGAACTACGTTAACACAGTCTACAACGGAATTGATCTAGAAGATTATCCTTTTGTTGCCCAACATCAACAACCACCATACCTGGCATTCTTAGGACGCTTCGCGCCAGAAAAGGGACCGCAGCATGCGATCGCCATTGCGAAAAAAGCTGGCTGGCCTCTAAAAATGGCAGGAAAGGTTGATGTAGTGGACTCTGAGTTCTTTGAACAAGAGATTGCTCCACAGATTGATGGTGAGCAAATTCAATACCTAGGCGAAATCGACCACGCCCAGAAGGTTAAGCTGTTGGGCAATGCTGCGATAACTCTGTTTCCAATAGCCTGGCAAGAACCGTTTGGTTTAGTGATGACTGAATCAATGGCAACTGGTACACCAGTAATTGCCCTGAATTTAGGTTCTGTACCAGAGGTTATTGACCACGGTGTATCAGGTTTTGTCTGTCAAACCTACGATGAAATGGCGGCAATGATTCCAGCAGCTTTGGAACTCAATCGTCAAACTTGTCGAGAACATGTAGAGAACAAGTTTAGTGTCAGCCAGATGGTTGATGGATACGAGGCGGTCTATAAAAAAATCATACAAGGCCGCATTCATTCAAACGGTCGCATTCATGATGCAAAAATCAAAGTTTAA
- a CDS encoding zinc-dependent alcohol dehydrogenase: MLAALLYGKENLRLEQVASPTPGVGEVVMQVGAATTCGTDLKVWRRGGHAKMLKPPTLFGHEAAGEIVAVGVGVTSWQVGDRLVANNSAPCMNCFFCQRQEYSLCPNLTWNNGTFAEYLKIPAPIVQHNMLPIPDELPYELAAMTEPLACVLHGVARSNVKPGDSVVVLGDGAIGLMFVAKLAHDLKAEVLLFGGNDQRLEIGEKLGAAKTFNYHQFPEIPSLVKELTQGWGADVVIEATGVPSVWETAIACARPGATVNLFGGCPRDTTISVNTEQLHYSELTLKGVFHNTPEYVQAALSLIASQKIPFELLISEHRPLQDLEQVFCDMRDRKVIKVAMIP; encoded by the coding sequence GTGTTAGCAGCGTTACTTTACGGCAAAGAAAATTTACGTTTAGAACAAGTTGCGTCCCCCACACCTGGCGTTGGTGAAGTTGTCATGCAAGTGGGAGCTGCAACAACTTGTGGTACAGATTTAAAAGTTTGGCGTCGCGGCGGTCATGCTAAGATGCTCAAACCACCAACACTGTTTGGTCATGAAGCTGCTGGCGAGATTGTCGCTGTAGGCGTTGGTGTGACGAGTTGGCAAGTGGGCGATCGCCTAGTCGCAAATAATTCTGCTCCCTGCATGAATTGCTTTTTTTGTCAACGCCAAGAATATTCCCTCTGTCCAAATTTGACATGGAATAATGGCACTTTTGCCGAATATTTAAAAATTCCTGCACCGATTGTGCAACATAATATGTTGCCAATTCCTGATGAGTTGCCTTATGAGTTGGCAGCAATGACTGAACCTCTGGCTTGTGTGCTGCATGGAGTCGCCCGTTCCAACGTCAAACCAGGTGATTCTGTGGTGGTGTTAGGAGATGGGGCGATCGGGCTGATGTTTGTAGCTAAATTGGCTCATGATCTTAAAGCTGAGGTGTTACTCTTTGGAGGCAATGACCAAAGGTTAGAAATTGGAGAAAAACTGGGTGCAGCAAAGACATTTAATTATCATCAGTTCCCAGAGATTCCTAGTTTAGTTAAAGAACTGACACAGGGATGGGGTGCAGATGTGGTGATTGAAGCAACTGGTGTACCAAGTGTCTGGGAAACCGCAATTGCTTGTGCTCGTCCTGGTGCAACTGTTAACCTGTTTGGTGGTTGTCCACGAGATACAACTATTAGCGTGAATACAGAACAATTGCACTACAGCGAACTGACTCTCAAAGGAGTTTTTCATAATACTCCAGAGTATGTTCAAGCAGCACTGTCACTGATTGCAAGTCAGAAGATTCCCTTTGAGTTACTCATCAGCGAACACCGTCCATTGCAGGATTTAGAACAGGTGTTTTGTGATATGAGAGATCGTAAGGTGATTAAAGTAGCAATGATTCCCTGA
- a CDS encoding phycobilisome rod-core linker polypeptide, which produces MALWIADAEYLELRPNTLEDDLQTIIRAVYRQVLGNAHVMESQRLSSAESLLRNRDITVRGFVRAVAQSELYRSLFFETSSSYRFIELNFKHLLGRAPVEQTEISRHVLIYNEQGYEAEINSYIDSDEYIASFGENVVPYSRGNRTQTGIKNVGFNRTFALDRGFAAYDAAGKNAKLISDVGSNLPTKIKFPATGSGAYSNTGKRFRITVASGSSNPPRISMGKVTFEVGYNQMSQKIQNIQKTGGKILSITEVA; this is translated from the coding sequence ATGGCACTTTGGATTGCAGATGCAGAGTATCTTGAACTACGCCCCAACACCTTAGAAGATGATCTACAGACGATCATTCGGGCGGTGTATCGGCAAGTGCTAGGCAATGCCCACGTTATGGAAAGTCAGCGCCTCAGCAGTGCAGAATCCTTGCTGCGCAATCGTGATATTACCGTTCGAGGATTTGTTAGAGCCGTTGCCCAATCCGAACTTTACCGTTCGTTGTTTTTTGAGACTTCATCCTCCTACCGTTTTATTGAATTAAACTTCAAGCATCTGTTAGGACGCGCTCCGGTTGAGCAGACTGAGATTTCTAGACATGTTCTCATTTACAATGAGCAGGGCTACGAAGCGGAGATTAACTCCTACATTGACAGTGATGAGTATATCGCGAGTTTTGGTGAAAACGTGGTTCCTTACTCACGCGGTAATCGTACTCAAACTGGCATTAAGAATGTCGGCTTTAATCGCACCTTCGCTCTAGATCGCGGATTTGCTGCCTATGATGCTGCTGGCAAAAACGCGAAATTGATTAGTGATGTAGGAAGTAACCTGCCAACAAAAATCAAATTCCCAGCAACTGGCTCTGGAGCCTACAGCAATACTGGTAAGCGTTTCCGGATTACTGTTGCAAGTGGTAGCTCTAATCCTCCTCGTATAAGCATGGGCAAAGTTACCTTTGAAGTCGGCTATAACCAAATGTCCCAGAAGATTCAGAACATCCAAAAAACTGGGGGCAAGATTCTCAGTATTACTGAAGTTGCTTAG